From the genome of Bacteroides sp. MSB163, one region includes:
- a CDS encoding RagB/SusD family nutrient uptake outer membrane protein codes for MKKYIIAAFSIACLGLSSCTDVLDRPSETKYTDDTYWTSEDQYRLYFNYYYPYYFTGYNSGYGTNFTPVRGYTFSDDFANSAKQSSFTAVVPGDNGKYDMDTWAGAEYGGRQWDFAWVRKTNIAIDRLESHKANLSEEAYNHWMGIARFFRAYEYYRLVMTFGDIPYWDAPVDETDLASMYKDRDARSTVADAIYNDLKYALENVRIDDGSMNINRYVVAAVASNIMLFEGTWQHYHKDNTLESSSKLSDENAKKYLQLCIEASEFVMNSNKWSCTKDFRSIFGSNSLTSHPEVIFYRSYEAGKVTHCLASYSNGQETLSSNANLALLRSFICTDGKPYQASDIKNAKSFSMKDLAKTRDSRLEATFLNFSWKNSFTYIYQDKFISREGATYYADNANRPDEFESNVNINAAPCLRLSEVLLNWIEAKEVMAEFLGGTAVTQADIDKSINAIRNRPLDETAIANGVQKTAPLQIASIANDPARDADVSPLMWEIRRERRMEFIFETQRLNDIRRWFKLDYMDNKKYPETMLGAWVDLPNEFPEQLDDANKEAGKSVMKEDGTVVVWNGSNQADMVGYAIPINAAARNDFSNKNYLAPVGSSIIASYKNKGFTLTQTGGW; via the coding sequence ATGAAAAAATATATTATAGCAGCATTTTCCATCGCATGCTTGGGGCTTTCTTCCTGTACCGACGTACTGGACAGACCAAGTGAAACGAAATATACCGACGATACCTATTGGACAAGTGAAGACCAATATCGTCTCTACTTCAACTACTATTATCCTTACTACTTTACAGGATATAACAGTGGCTATGGTACCAATTTTACTCCCGTAAGAGGTTATACGTTCAGTGATGACTTTGCCAATTCTGCCAAGCAAAGCAGTTTCACCGCTGTTGTCCCCGGAGACAATGGCAAGTATGATATGGATACATGGGCTGGAGCCGAGTATGGTGGTCGTCAATGGGACTTTGCATGGGTACGGAAGACAAATATTGCCATTGACCGTCTGGAGTCACATAAAGCTAATCTCTCCGAAGAGGCTTATAACCATTGGATGGGTATTGCCCGTTTCTTCCGTGCTTACGAATATTACCGTCTTGTAATGACTTTCGGTGACATCCCTTATTGGGATGCTCCCGTAGATGAAACCGATCTGGCTTCTATGTATAAAGACCGAGATGCACGTAGCACTGTGGCAGATGCAATCTACAATGATTTGAAGTATGCGTTGGAAAATGTACGTATAGATGACGGCTCTATGAACATTAATCGGTACGTAGTAGCCGCTGTCGCTTCCAATATCATGCTATTCGAGGGAACTTGGCAGCACTACCATAAAGACAATACGCTCGAATCCAGCTCTAAACTGAGTGATGAGAATGCTAAGAAGTACCTGCAACTTTGTATAGAGGCTTCAGAATTCGTAATGAACAGCAATAAGTGGTCTTGCACGAAAGACTTCCGCTCCATCTTTGGCAGCAACAGTCTGACCAGTCATCCGGAAGTCATCTTCTATCGCAGCTATGAGGCCGGTAAAGTAACCCACTGCTTGGCTTCCTATTCCAACGGTCAGGAGACATTGAGCTCTAATGCAAACCTGGCACTGCTCCGGTCATTCATCTGTACTGATGGAAAGCCTTATCAGGCATCCGATATCAAAAATGCCAAGAGTTTCTCCATGAAAGATTTGGCAAAAACCCGTGACTCGCGTCTAGAAGCTACTTTCTTGAACTTCTCTTGGAAAAACTCGTTTACTTATATTTATCAAGACAAGTTTATCAGCCGTGAAGGAGCTACTTATTATGCTGATAATGCTAATCGTCCAGATGAATTTGAGAGCAATGTCAATATCAATGCAGCTCCTTGCCTCCGTCTTTCAGAGGTTCTACTGAACTGGATTGAAGCGAAAGAAGTGATGGCTGAATTCTTAGGCGGTACAGCTGTTACTCAAGCCGATATAGATAAGTCTATCAATGCCATTCGCAACCGTCCGTTGGATGAGACTGCTATTGCTAATGGTGTACAAAAAACCGCACCGTTGCAAATCGCATCCATTGCCAATGACCCAGCACGTGATGCTGACGTCAGTCCTCTGATGTGGGAAATCCGTCGTGAACGTCGCATGGAATTTATCTTTGAGACACAACGTTTGAACGATATTCGCCGTTGGTTCAAGCTGGATTATATGGACAACAAAAAGTATCCTGAAACGATGTTAGGTGCATGGGTTGACTTGCCAAACGAATTTCCGGAACAGTTGGACGACGCAAATAAAGAAGCTGGTAAATCTGTCATGAAGGAAGACGGGACGGTAGTTGTATGGAATGGTAGCAATCAAGCAGACATGGTAGGTTATGCAATTCCTATTAACGCTGCTGCAAGAAATGATTTCTCAAACAAGAATTATTTGGCTCCTGTCGGATCCAGTATCATTGCAAGTTACAAAAATAAAGGCTTCACATTGACTCAAACTGGTGGCTGGTAA
- a CDS encoding winged helix DNA-binding domain-containing protein: MLKQRMLSQGIAGPRFEKPEEVVEWMGAMQAQDIRAAKWAVGLRIASPSLTAVQKALDTGRILRLHVMRPTWHYIPGRDIKWMTGLSTKGLLSKFRFYAKHFSLTEEDFLRSKPQIEEVLSGQHLTSLEVYEQLHLKGIALDEPIVKMYLSFGEADGTVCSGIEKNGKHTYALTCERIPDAIELSHEEALAELTRRYFRSHGPATLEDFVWWSALSIGEARNAIASLGTEMITERYNDREMLIHASSPGLAGEVEIDERNVFQFLPPFDEYLVSYKNRLDCIKEAHTKYAYNNFGIFQSVILHQGRITGNWRKTSKKGVFDTSFFPGCRPAAKKLIEKAIKECVLFHES, from the coding sequence ATGCTTAAGCAAAGAATGTTGTCACAGGGTATTGCAGGGCCACGGTTTGAAAAGCCGGAGGAAGTTGTTGAATGGATGGGTGCCATGCAGGCACAAGACATCAGGGCTGCGAAATGGGCTGTAGGGTTGCGTATTGCAAGTCCCTCACTGACGGCTGTGCAAAAGGCGCTGGATACGGGCCGGATTTTGCGTCTTCATGTGATGCGTCCCACGTGGCATTACATTCCCGGTAGAGACATCAAATGGATGACGGGGTTATCCACTAAAGGTCTGCTGTCTAAATTTCGTTTTTATGCCAAGCATTTCAGTCTGACTGAAGAAGATTTCCTCCGCAGTAAGCCCCAGATAGAAGAAGTGTTGAGCGGACAACACCTGACGAGCCTGGAAGTTTATGAACAACTCCACTTGAAGGGCATCGCTCTTGATGAACCCATCGTGAAAATGTATCTGAGTTTTGGCGAGGCAGACGGTACTGTGTGTAGCGGCATCGAGAAGAACGGAAAGCATACCTATGCACTGACCTGTGAAAGAATTCCAGATGCCATCGAGCTCTCCCATGAGGAGGCTCTTGCAGAACTTACACGGCGATATTTCAGGAGTCACGGTCCGGCCACACTGGAAGATTTCGTTTGGTGGTCTGCATTGAGTATAGGCGAAGCGCGTAATGCCATCGCTTCACTTGGTACTGAAATGATAACAGAGCGGTATAACGACCGTGAAATGCTGATACATGCTTCTTCGCCTGGGCTTGCAGGAGAGGTGGAGATTGATGAAAGAAATGTCTTTCAGTTCCTTCCACCGTTTGATGAATATCTGGTAAGTTACAAAAATCGTTTAGACTGTATAAAGGAAGCGCATACGAAGTATGCTTATAATAATTTTGGTATATTTCAATCTGTAATTCTCCATCAAGGCCGTATCACCGGGAATTGGCGTAAAACTTCAAAAAAAGGGGTTTTTGATACATCCTTCTTCCCTGGGTGCAGGCCTGCTGCGAAGAAGCTTATCGAAAAAGCTATAAAGGAATGTGTATTGTTCCATGAAAGTTGA
- a CDS encoding aspartate-semialdehyde dehydrogenase: MKVAIVGASGAVGQEFLRVLDERNFPLDELVLFGSKRSAGTKYTFRGKQIEVKLLQHNDDFKGVDIAFTSAGAGTSKEYAETITKHGAVMIDNSSAFRMDNDIPLVVPEVNAADAKDRPRGIIANPNCTTIQMVVALKAIEQLSHIKTVHVSTYQAASGAGAAAMDELYTQYRQVLAGESVTVEKFAYQLAFNLIPQIDVFTDNGYTKEEMKMFHETRKIMHSDIKVSATCVRVPALRSHSESIWVETERPISVEEAREAFAKGDGLVLQDNPAEKEYPMPLFLAGKDPVYVGRIRKDLANENGLTFWIVGDQIKKGAALNAVQIAEYLVKENAL, translated from the coding sequence ATGAAAGTAGCTATTGTTGGAGCAAGCGGAGCCGTGGGACAGGAGTTCCTGCGTGTGCTCGATGAAAGAAATTTCCCGTTGGATGAGTTAGTGTTGTTCGGGTCTAAACGCAGTGCCGGAACAAAATACACATTCCGCGGTAAACAGATCGAGGTAAAACTCTTGCAACACAACGATGACTTTAAAGGGGTTGATATCGCTTTCACTTCCGCAGGCGCTGGTACCTCTAAAGAGTATGCCGAGACCATCACCAAACATGGTGCCGTGATGATCGATAACTCCAGTGCTTTCCGTATGGATAATGACATACCTTTGGTAGTTCCCGAGGTAAATGCCGCCGACGCAAAAGATCGTCCACGTGGCATCATCGCCAACCCTAACTGTACCACTATACAGATGGTAGTGGCACTGAAAGCCATCGAACAGCTTTCTCACATAAAGACTGTACACGTTTCTACGTATCAGGCTGCCAGCGGTGCAGGTGCTGCCGCTATGGATGAATTATACACACAATACCGCCAGGTGTTAGCAGGTGAATCTGTTACTGTTGAAAAGTTTGCATACCAGTTGGCATTCAACCTCATTCCTCAGATTGATGTATTCACTGATAACGGATACACCAAAGAAGAAATGAAGATGTTCCACGAAACCCGCAAGATCATGCATTCTGACATTAAAGTAAGTGCAACTTGCGTACGCGTTCCGGCTCTTCGTTCTCACTCTGAAAGTATTTGGGTAGAAACAGAACGTCCTATTTCAGTGGAAGAAGCTCGTGAAGCTTTTGCAAAAGGCGACGGCTTGGTATTGCAGGATAACCCTGCCGAAAAGGAATATCCAATGCCTTTGTTCCTGGCAGGCAAAGACCCCGTTTATGTAGGTCGTATCCGTAAGGATCTGGCTAATGAAAACGGTCTGACTTTCTGGATTGTGGGTGACCAGATCAAGAAAGGTGCTGCACTGAACGCTGTACAGATTGCAGAATATTTGGTAAAAGAGAATGCTCTCTAA
- a CDS encoding cation:proton antiporter, giving the protein MDLFDFSLKLPITDPTWIFLLVLLIILFAPILLNRLRIPHIIGMILAGLVIGEHGFNILARDSSFELFGKVGLYYIMFLAGLEMNMADFKQNRGKAVMLGLLAFIIPIMIGLVVNMTFLKYSLITSVLLASMYASHTLVAYPIVIRYGVSRHRSVSIAVGGTAVTDTLTLLVLAVVGGMFKGESGGLFWVWLVVKVVFLGGLIMYFFPRIGRWFFRRYDDNVMQFIFVLAMVFLGAGLMEFVGMEGILGAFLAGLVLNRLIPHVSPLMNHLEFVGNALFIPYFLIGVGMMIDIHVIFGHGDALKVAGVMIAVALTGKWIACWLTQKIYKMGAIERELMYGLSNAQAAATLAAVLVGYNIILPNGERLLNDDVLNGTVLLILVTCVVSSFITERAARKIAIDEAHLEDEKRPAELEKILIPVANPDTIEDLVNLSLVIRDPKQRDNLLALNVINDNNASETLELRGKRYLEKAAMITASADVPLKLISRYDLNIASGIIHTAKEHGVTDVVIGLHRKVTIVDSFFGMLAENLLKGLHREVMIAKFLMPINTLRRINIAVPPKAEYEAGFQKWVEHFCRMGNTLGCRVHFFANEETTTLLQILVKKRFSSTMTDFSRLDDWGDLLLLTGQVNYDHLLVIISARRGSISYDPAFERLPAQLGKYFANNSLIVLYPDQLGEPQDMLSFSNPRGNNEDQHYEKVGKWFYKWFRKSDK; this is encoded by the coding sequence ATGGACTTATTTGACTTCAGTCTGAAACTTCCGATTACTGATCCTACATGGATATTCCTCCTTGTACTGCTTATCATATTGTTTGCTCCCATTTTGTTGAATAGATTGCGTATTCCACATATCATTGGTATGATATTGGCGGGATTGGTTATTGGTGAGCATGGATTTAATATTCTGGCGCGGGATAGTAGTTTTGAACTGTTTGGTAAAGTGGGTTTATACTATATAATGTTTCTGGCCGGTCTGGAAATGAATATGGCGGATTTCAAGCAGAATCGGGGAAAGGCCGTAATGCTGGGATTATTAGCTTTTATTATTCCAATCATGATCGGTCTGGTGGTGAACATGACCTTCTTGAAGTATAGTTTGATCACTTCAGTCCTGTTGGCAAGTATGTATGCTTCACATACTCTGGTAGCATATCCCATTGTTATCCGATATGGTGTATCCCGACATCGAAGTGTCAGTATTGCCGTAGGTGGTACAGCGGTGACTGATACACTTACGCTGTTGGTGCTGGCCGTAGTAGGTGGTATGTTTAAGGGAGAATCCGGTGGATTGTTTTGGGTATGGCTGGTGGTCAAAGTCGTTTTCCTTGGCGGATTGATCATGTATTTTTTCCCCCGTATCGGTCGTTGGTTCTTCCGTAGGTACGATGATAATGTAATGCAGTTCATCTTTGTGCTTGCTATGGTATTCCTGGGGGCAGGGTTGATGGAATTTGTAGGAATGGAGGGTATCCTTGGTGCATTCCTTGCGGGGCTGGTGTTGAACCGGTTGATCCCCCATGTTTCCCCGTTAATGAATCATTTGGAATTTGTAGGTAATGCGCTTTTCATTCCTTACTTCCTGATTGGTGTGGGAATGATGATTGATATACATGTGATTTTTGGTCATGGTGATGCTCTGAAGGTGGCAGGAGTAATGATAGCGGTTGCTTTGACCGGTAAATGGATTGCCTGCTGGTTGACACAGAAAATCTATAAGATGGGAGCCATTGAGCGGGAATTGATGTACGGTTTAAGTAATGCCCAGGCTGCTGCAACACTGGCTGCCGTCTTGGTCGGATATAATATTATCTTGCCCAATGGTGAAAGATTGCTGAATGATGATGTGCTGAACGGTACTGTGTTGCTTATCCTTGTGACTTGCGTGGTGAGTTCGTTTATTACTGAACGCGCTGCCCGTAAAATAGCTATTGATGAGGCTCATTTGGAGGATGAAAAGCGTCCGGCAGAACTAGAGAAGATTTTGATACCGGTTGCAAATCCGGATACGATTGAAGACTTGGTAAATCTGTCATTGGTGATACGTGACCCGAAGCAGAGGGATAATCTGTTGGCACTGAACGTAATTAATGATAATAATGCATCGGAAACTCTGGAACTCCGTGGAAAACGTTATCTGGAGAAAGCGGCGATGATAACGGCTTCAGCGGATGTTCCGTTAAAGCTGATTAGCCGTTATGACTTGAATATTGCTTCGGGTATTATACACACGGCTAAGGAGCATGGAGTGACGGATGTAGTGATCGGTCTGCACCGTAAGGTAACTATTGTAGACTCTTTCTTTGGCATGCTGGCTGAGAATTTGCTGAAAGGCTTGCATCGGGAAGTAATGATTGCTAAGTTCCTGATGCCGATTAATACTTTACGGAGAATTAATATTGCCGTTCCGCCCAAAGCGGAATATGAAGCCGGTTTCCAAAAATGGGTGGAACACTTCTGCCGTATGGGAAATACATTGGGGTGCCGGGTGCATTTCTTCGCTAACGAAGAAACAACTACGCTTTTGCAAATTCTGGTGAAGAAAAGATTTAGCTCCACCATGACTGATTTTTCTCGTTTGGACGATTGGGGAGATTTGCTGTTGCTGACCGGGCAGGTGAATTATGATCATTTACTCGTGATTATCAGTGCCCGTCGTGGTTCTATCTCTTATGATCCTGCATTTGAGAGACTTCCCGCGCAATTAGGAAAGTATTTTGCTAATAATAGTTTGATAGTGCTGTATCCGGATCAATTGGGTGAGCCTCAAGATATGTTGTCATTCTCT